Proteins encoded in a region of the Triticum dicoccoides isolate Atlit2015 ecotype Zavitan chromosome 3A, WEW_v2.0, whole genome shotgun sequence genome:
- the LOC119270013 gene encoding uncharacterized protein LOC119270013 has product MQDLFSVPSCFSSGEKQLPDAPASAAPATRSGQSAVTLVYRAVISGQSRLVTVTWCRNLLAHGMQVSIEGSAGGGREHGSGGGIEGGANKSCSACKVEMQPWHFWRKYGAKQFQVDGRAVDVVWDLRAARFSDEPEPVSDYYVAVVSGEEVVLLLGNQNKEAFRRTGARPSLSLGDAAMVCKKEHVFSKKRFLTRARFHEKGKLHDISIECSSGNLGGGGGGTDVDMAIKIDGCVNVLVKHLQWKFRGNDCISINKMKVQVYWDAHDWLFGTGMRQALFIFKPQPPSPDSDAALADEFSDFCLFLYAWKIE; this is encoded by the coding sequence ATGCAGGACCTGTTCTCGGTGCCCTCCTGCTTCTCGTCGGGCGAGAAGCAGCTGCCGGACGCGCCGGCGTCGGCGGCGCCGGCGACCAGGTCGGGGCAGAGCGCGGTGACGCTGGTGTACCGCGCGGTGATCTCCGGGCAGAGCCGGCTGGTCACCGTCACGTGGTGCAGGAACCTGCTGGCCCACGGCATGCAGGTGTCCATCGAGGGGTCGGCcggcggcggcagggagcacggcagcggcggcggcatcgAGGGCGGCGCCAATAAGAGCTGCAGCGCGTGCAAGGTGGAGATGCAGCCGTGGCACTTCTGGCGCAAGTACGGGGCCAAGCAGTTCCAGGTGGACGGCCGGGCGGTGGACGTGGTGTGGGACCTGCGGGCGGCGCGGTTCTCCGACGAGCCGGAGCCGGTGTCGGACTACTACGTGGCGGTGGTCTCCGGCGAGGAGGTGGTGCTCCTGCTCGGCAACCAGAACAAGGAGGCGTTCCGGCGGACGGGGGCCCGGCCGTCGCTGTCGCTGGGGGACGCGGCCATGGTGTGCAAGAAGGAGCACGTGTTCAGCAAGAAGCGGTTCCTGACCCGGGCGAGGTTCCACGAGAAGGGGAAGCTGCACGACATCAGCATCGAGTGCAGCAGCggcaacctcggcggcggcggcggcggcacggacgTGGACATGGCCATCAAGATCGACGGCTGCGTCAACGTGCTCGTCAAGCACCTCCAGTGGAAGTTCAGGGGCAACGACTGCATCTCCATCAACAAGATGAAGGTGCAGGTCTACTGGGACGCCCACGACTGGCTCTTCGGCACCGGCATGCGCCAGGCCCTCTTCATCTTCAAGCCCCAGCCCCCCTCGCCCGACTCCGACGCCGCCCTCGCCGACGAGTTCTCCGATTTCTGCCTCTTCCTCTACGCATGGAAGATCGAATGA
- the LOC119272794 gene encoding E3 ubiquitin-protein ligase TRIP12-like: protein MEVDGTPDLTDFMNDWFFGTVGVKHSAVAAGSPAYDLTGESSSSSKKKQSSEKKPQRAESEGGRSGGGGSSRASNASKQTQEWLEEAKRMMVGSGSPGRMGSPSRQVPKFAGGNGTEPSPALDRRDPMSRSARRHRQPGGIGDEILQRASIISSPPRSDTSTPSAPPSPSPSLPPNPHSSRRKSRFHGPSGPDPSASLRRTTSSASNSPPSASAPPRPVHHRRHASASGSPAVDGFDDGVARLNAFLRRQRAALADQSSGDRSSRSRSTKLVLSDASKSVSSIVAAICYAWMQSSKGDGHAAAVPVVNMRRSRMTGCRQAAWLLYHVGVDASALLFADEVDMEGLIMDQRASLVVVGQDVLRSNGEAGSVCTLLANDHSEEAYALLQSLDIKKLLLAGILLDTNNLSKMCSDKDSEAVRSLLLGSSEHKRHELFQQLMLDHNEHSFVEFLKNTYRKSSTDGAGDSPPEQKNSVSGASQDAKKSNSANQKPARGNSGKPSEEAPQGKNKFSLAKFFGFGRK from the exons ATGGAGGTGGACGGGACGCCGGACCTGACGGACTTCATGAACGACTGGTTCTTCGGGACCGTCGGCGTGAAGCACAGCGCcgtcgccgccggctcccccgcgtacGACCTCACGggcgagagcagcagcagcagcaagaagaAGCAGTCGTCGGAGAAGAAGCCGCAGAGGGCGGAAAGCGAAGGCGgccgtagcggcggcggcggcagcagcagggcCAGCAACGCGAGCAAGCAGACGCAGGAGTGGCTGGAGGAGGCCAAGAGGATGATGGTCGGGTCCGGGTCGCCGGGGCGGATGGGCTCGCCGTCCAGGCAGGTGCCCAAGTTCGCCGGCGGCAACGGCACGGAGCCCTCGCCGGCGCTCGACCGCCGGGACCCCATGTCACGTTCCGCGAGAAG GCACCGGCAGCCGGGCGGCATCGGCGACGAGATCCTGCAGCGGGCGTCCATCATCTCCTCGCCCCCGCGCTCCGACACCTCCACCCCGTCGGCGCCGCCGTCCCCTTCCCCGTCCCTGCCGCCGAACCCGCACTCGTCCCGCCGCAAGTCCCGCTTCCACGGCCCCTCCGGCCCGGACCCCTCCGCCTCCCTCCGCCGCACAACCTCCTCGGCGTCCAACTCTCCACCCTCCGCCTCCGCGCCCCCGCGCCCCGTGCACCACCGCCGCCACGCGTCCGCCTCTGGCTCCCCCGCCGTCGACGGTTTCGACGACGGCGTCGCCCGCCTCAACGCCTTCCTCCGCCGCCAGCGCGCCGCCCTCGCCGACCAGTCCTCCGGGGACCGCTCCTCCCGCTCGAGGTCCACGAAGCTCGTGCTCTCCGACGCCTCCAAAA GTGTGAGCTCGATCGTGGCGGCGATATGCTACGCGTGGATGCAGTCGAGCAAGGGGGACGGCCACGCGGCGGCGGTGCCGGTGGTGAACATGCGCCGGAGCAGGATGACGGGGTGCAGGCAGGCGGCCTGGCTCCTCTACCACGTCGGGGTCGACGCCTCGGCCCTGCTCTTCGCCGACGAG GTTGATATGGAGGGATTAATAATGGATCAGCGGGCCAGCTTGGTGGTGGTGGGGCAAGATGTTTTGAGATCAAACGGTGAG GCGGGCTCAGTTTGCACACTCCTCGCCAATGACCATTCTGAAGAAGCTTATGCCCTACTTCAGAGCCTGGACATAAAGAAACTTCTG CTTGCAGGTATCCTGTTAGAtacgaacaacctttccaagatgtGCTCAGACAAAGATTCAGAGGCGGTGCGATCGCTCTTGCTCGGTTCCTCTGAGCATAAACGGCATGAATTGTTTCAACAAT TGATGCTTGATCACAATGAGCATTCTTTCGTGGAGTTCTTGAAGAACACCTACAGAAAGTCATCCACAGATG GTGCTGGGGACAGTCCTCCAGAGCAAAAGAATTCAGTTTCAGGGGCATCCCAAGATGCTAAAAAGTCCAATTCAG CTAACCAGAAACCAgcacgtggaaatagtggaaagccTTCAGAGGAAGCTCCTCAGGGGAAAAACAAATTTTCCTTGGCAAAATTTTTTGGTTTTGGCCGAAAATAA